A window from Corynebacterium urealyticum DSM 7109 encodes these proteins:
- a CDS encoding HesB/IscA family protein codes for MTAPEKVTGVELTDAAVAKASSLLAQEGRDDLALRIAVQPGGCAGLRYQLFFDDRSLDGDLKDEYEGVNLVVDRMSAPYLMGAKIDFADTIESQGFTIDNPNASGSCACGDSFS; via the coding sequence ATGACTGCCCCAGAGAAGGTCACGGGTGTTGAGCTGACCGACGCCGCTGTGGCCAAGGCAAGCTCCCTGCTGGCCCAGGAGGGCCGCGACGACCTGGCGCTGCGGATCGCGGTGCAGCCAGGCGGCTGCGCTGGCCTGCGTTACCAGCTGTTCTTCGATGACCGCTCCCTGGACGGTGACCTGAAGGACGAGTACGAGGGCGTGAACCTGGTCGTCGACCGCATGTCCGCCCCGTACCTGATGGGCGCGAAGATCGACTTCGCGGACACCATCGAGTCCCAGGGCTTTACGATCGACAACCCGAACGCTTCGGGCTCCTGCGCCTGCGGCGACTCCTTCTCCTAA
- a CDS encoding DUF3043 domain-containing protein — translation MKKSRKNSTSTSAAASSAAASAEAAPEAQDKQPTNKAFTPPKGRPTPKRNEQERQAGVRRGPYQGPETPAEARKRRKELKASMSKEEYKELKAKERQEREAERRHINERMMAGDERYLMDRDKGPERRFVRDWVDSHRYLGNFFMPIALVVVVIMVIGLRNPMLANTASLVMFGILILMVIEGIILGRKVNRLVREKYPDTTLGKFGLGMYAFGRATMIRKMRNPAPQVEIGEDVR, via the coding sequence GTGAAAAAGTCGCGTAAGAACAGCACATCCACTTCCGCTGCCGCCAGCTCCGCCGCAGCATCCGCCGAGGCCGCCCCAGAGGCCCAGGACAAGCAGCCGACCAACAAGGCCTTCACCCCGCCGAAGGGTCGCCCGACCCCGAAGCGTAACGAGCAGGAGCGCCAGGCCGGCGTGCGCCGCGGACCTTACCAGGGCCCAGAGACCCCGGCCGAGGCCCGCAAGCGTCGTAAGGAGCTCAAAGCCTCCATGTCCAAGGAGGAGTACAAGGAGCTCAAGGCCAAGGAGCGCCAGGAGCGCGAGGCCGAGCGCCGCCACATCAACGAGCGCATGATGGCCGGAGATGAACGCTACCTCATGGACCGCGATAAGGGCCCGGAGCGTCGCTTCGTCCGCGACTGGGTGGATTCGCACCGCTACCTCGGCAACTTCTTCATGCCGATCGCGCTGGTCGTGGTCGTGATTATGGTGATCGGCCTGCGCAACCCGATGCTGGCTAACACCGCCTCCCTGGTGATGTTCGGCATCCTGATCCTCATGGTCATCGAGGGCATCATCCTGGGCCGCAAAGTCAACCGCCTGGTGCGCGAGAAGTACCCGGACACCACGCTGGGTAAGTTCGGGCTGGGCATGTACGCCTTCGGCCGCGCGACGATGATCCGCAAGATGCGTAACCCTGCCCCGCAGGTGGAGATCGGCGAGGACGTTCGCTAA
- a CDS encoding nicotinate-nucleotide--dimethylbenzimidazole phosphoribosyltransferase codes for MAVDFTAVEAVDPTRVAEATRRLEATTMAAGGGRASLGELAAWGGWLAACQGRELPAALERVTLAVVAGGSSTTPSVSVLPEDSLSQVGELYASGRSPVAAAAVAQAVRVEFIDANTAAADQLSTETESSGAEPGLEEWLAAGAAFADAEADKGTELLLLGDFGPGTTTAAATIIGAICGIEPVKVIGWGSGIDDQGWRRKVAQIRDGMFAVRDVRTEPREILSRAAAPHIAVLTGMLAQAAIRRTPVIFDGAGCAAAALCAQMLAPTARDWWQPASPGTEPAIVPALGALGLSPILPTGIGLGQGAGTLLALPHLRLATQFAEGEA; via the coding sequence ATGGCAGTGGACTTCACGGCCGTGGAAGCAGTCGATCCGACGCGTGTTGCTGAGGCGACCCGCCGGCTGGAGGCGACGACGATGGCTGCCGGTGGCGGCCGTGCGAGCTTGGGGGAGCTCGCCGCCTGGGGTGGCTGGTTGGCGGCCTGCCAGGGCCGGGAGCTGCCCGCCGCGCTGGAGCGCGTGACCTTGGCGGTCGTCGCGGGTGGGTCTTCAACGACGCCCAGCGTGTCCGTTCTCCCCGAGGACTCCCTTTCCCAGGTGGGCGAGCTGTATGCCTCGGGTCGCTCCCCCGTCGCCGCCGCTGCTGTGGCCCAGGCTGTTCGGGTGGAGTTTATCGACGCCAACACCGCGGCCGCCGATCAGCTTTCCACCGAGACGGAATCCTCTGGGGCGGAGCCCGGCCTCGAGGAGTGGCTGGCGGCCGGTGCGGCCTTCGCGGACGCGGAGGCGGATAAGGGCACGGAGCTGCTGCTGCTCGGCGATTTCGGCCCGGGCACCACGACCGCGGCCGCAACGATCATTGGCGCGATCTGCGGGATCGAGCCGGTGAAGGTCATCGGTTGGGGTTCCGGCATTGATGACCAGGGCTGGCGGCGCAAGGTAGCCCAGATTCGCGACGGCATGTTCGCGGTGCGGGATGTGCGCACCGAGCCCCGCGAGATCCTCTCCCGAGCGGCCGCGCCGCATATCGCGGTGCTGACCGGGATGCTCGCGCAGGCCGCGATCCGGCGCACGCCGGTGATCTTCGATGGTGCGGGCTGCGCGGCGGCCGCGCTGTGCGCGCAGATGCTGGCTCCCACCGCTCGCGACTGGTGGCAGCCTGCCTCCCCCGGCACGGAGCCGGCGATCGTGCCGGCGCTCGGCGCCTTGGGCTTAAGCCCAATCCTGCCGACCGGGATCGGCCTGGGTCAGGGAGCGGGTACGCTGCTGGCGCTGCCGCACTTGCGCCTGGCCACACAGTTCGCCGAGGGCGAGGCATAA
- a CDS encoding branched-chain amino acid aminotransferase — MVVAMSESTPNTTAPNTNLSFTVTPNENRTSSADIAKVLENPGFGVHFTDHMVLIDYDEEIGWHNARVEPYGPLTMDPASMVFHYGQAIFEGIKAYRQPDGSIATFRPEQNAQRMARSAERLGMAPLPEELFLESLKQLVAIDHEWVPAAGGEAALYLRPLMIARDVHLGVQPSKTYTYIVIASPAGAYFTGGIKPVSVWLSTEYVRAAPGGTGAAKCAGNYAGSLMAQAQAAEQGCDQVVWLDAVERKWVEEMGGMNLMFVFGEGENAEVITPELSGSLLPGVTRDSLIQVARDLGYNVNERRISIEEWEQAANSGMLSEVLACGTAAVVTPVGSVKYAGGAYEINGAQTGEVTMRLRDHLTGIQRGAVEDKHGWLHTLVPAEDLQ, encoded by the coding sequence ATGGTTGTAGCCATGAGCGAAAGCACACCGAACACCACCGCACCAAACACCAATCTGAGCTTCACCGTCACCCCGAACGAGAACCGCACCTCTTCGGCGGACATCGCCAAGGTCCTCGAGAACCCGGGGTTCGGCGTCCACTTCACCGACCACATGGTCCTCATCGACTACGACGAGGAGATCGGCTGGCACAACGCCCGCGTCGAACCCTACGGTCCGCTGACCATGGACCCGGCCAGCATGGTCTTCCACTACGGCCAGGCCATCTTCGAAGGCATCAAGGCCTACCGCCAGCCGGACGGCAGCATCGCCACCTTCCGCCCGGAGCAGAATGCCCAGCGTATGGCCCGTTCCGCCGAGCGCCTGGGCATGGCCCCGCTGCCGGAGGAGCTGTTCCTCGAGTCTCTGAAGCAGCTGGTCGCCATCGACCACGAGTGGGTGCCAGCCGCAGGCGGCGAGGCCGCGCTGTACCTGCGCCCGCTGATGATCGCCCGGGACGTGCACCTGGGTGTCCAGCCGTCCAAGACCTACACCTACATCGTCATCGCCTCCCCGGCGGGCGCCTACTTCACCGGCGGCATCAAGCCGGTGAGCGTGTGGCTGTCCACCGAGTACGTGCGCGCCGCGCCCGGCGGCACGGGGGCTGCGAAGTGCGCCGGTAACTACGCCGGTTCCCTCATGGCACAGGCCCAGGCCGCCGAGCAGGGCTGCGACCAGGTCGTATGGCTGGACGCCGTTGAGCGCAAGTGGGTCGAGGAAATGGGCGGCATGAACCTCATGTTCGTCTTCGGCGAGGGCGAGAACGCCGAGGTCATCACCCCGGAGCTCTCCGGCTCCCTGCTGCCGGGTGTTACCCGCGACTCCCTGATCCAGGTCGCCCGCGACCTGGGCTACAACGTCAACGAGCGCCGTATCTCCATCGAGGAGTGGGAGCAGGCCGCGAACTCCGGCATGCTCTCCGAGGTGCTGGCCTGCGGCACCGCCGCGGTGGTCACCCCGGTGGGCTCCGTCAAGTACGCCGGCGGTGCGTACGAGATCAACGGTGCCCAGACCGGTGAGGTCACCATGCGGCTGCGCGACCACCTCACCGGCATCCAGCGTGGTGCCGTGGAGGATAAGCACGGTTGGCTGCACACCCTGGTTCCGGCTGAGGATCTGCAGTAG